The genomic stretch AAATTCTACAGGTATCCTATCCGATCCAGCTGCTTTGCCATCCTTGAGTCCATTGacaatagaagaaacttcttgTATAGTGATAGGTGAATCTAAAATAGGCTCTTGAAAGTTAGGTGGGGCGTAATGGTACTTGGATATCTCGTTTGATGTTGGGTTTAAAAGTTGCTGGAAATGGTTCTGCAAAACTTGCGGGCTTAAGCTGTTGTCAATAATATATTTAGTACCATTTAAATTGCGAGCTAGGGTCCAAAATTCTGAAGAGTTCATAGCGAGAGTGAGTTTAAGCGCCTCAGATTCgaaaaactgtttctttttttctttacataggTTTTTAAACCTCTGATTAGCTTTTAAatacgattccttggcaaaccTGGTACTGGCTTTACGGAATAGTTTAAGCCAGGCATAGGACAATCCCTTGCCTTTTTACAGCTTTCATCAAACCAGCGATCCTTGAATGCTATGCGTTTTTTCTTCAATCTGCTGGAAGGATTTGCTTGCTTAATTATTTCCTCTAGATCGTTGAAATTCGCAACTTCATGATTTTATAGAGCCTCATCTAAATTCGCTTTATAGGAGTGTTCATTGCTATTATGCCAAACTATCTTTGGGAGGAGTTCCATGTTTGTGGTTGTGACATTAGCTACCTCTAAATGGTTGAAGGAAACCACAATCGGCATGTGGTCTGAAAATGGCTCGTTTAATACCTCGAAATCGACAACATGATTATTCCATTCGCATCCTATAAAACAATAGTCAATGACGGAAGAACCTTGCCCTCCAACaaacgtgaattctccatttTGATCACCTCGGCTAGTTCCGTTTAGCAGTTTTAAACCAAAAGAGTTACAGAGTTCGATTAGCTTATAACCATTGGCGTTTCTAACAATATCCTTTGAGTTTCTCTCGATTCCAGCTCGATTGTTAACAGCACCTTCATCATCACCCACTCTTGCATTGAAATCGCCTATAAGTAGTACATTTGAACTATCACCTCCACATATCATGAATTCTTGTAGGTTCTCGAAATCGGTATCCCAATTGTTGCAATTCAAGTAGGTTGGTAGAAGACGTAcaattttcttatcaattttcatAGTTATATATAACAAGGAACGGTAAGTTTCGATTTTGCAATCATAAATGTTAAGATCTCTCTTAAATCCAAAGATATGTCCTCCACTTGCTCTTCCTCTCGTGTGAGTTCTGGTTGCTGGTATTGACCTAAGTTCGTAgttggaaaatttattttcgtacATATCAATATTTAACTCGGTGATAAATGTTTCGTATaggaaaataatatcaaatatacatataaaattataaaaattattaaaaatagatttattgcTTAATCCTGAGACATTGTaggataaaattttaaattcttttttacatAAACAACTTATATTCTTAACAACAGTTTGGGGGCAGACGGCATTACAATTAAATACGTTGTTGTGTCGGTGGGTAACGTAACGTAATATGCATGCGGCGCTGCATGCATATGAACATCATTCACTTTGTCACTGTCGACCTTTCACTAGTCGATATTTTAATCGACATTATAAGAGTCGGCATTTTGTTCGGTCGGTATTTTTATCAATCGACTTTTCGACAATCGACATTATAATGGTCgacttttttaaatcgacatttTGAAAATCGGCAAATCGTACCCAACccgttttttttcgaaaaactttccAACAGCTTTTAAGAagcatttatatatgtatataaatttcaaattatttgttttggttttttttaaaagggacatattttaaaaattaataaatattttgtaaaaatcggaatttgtttgtttttatcgtGCTACCCAAAAATTTCCAACGAACTTTAGATTTTAGACACagataatattttttagacTTAAAAACCACATTCCAgccaaaaaactattttgaaaagcttaacgAAAATAGCttgaatataaaattctttttttttttaatttcaaaaaaagattcCTTTAATGCTAATAATGTCAACATTAgcagactttaaaaaaatgactctgttcctttttttttaatttttacaagtttatattttgcttggcagttaatttttttcaaaaataaaaagatataatgGTTTGAAAAACTGCAGGCTTAGCTttagagtaatgttttttttttaattgggtaatatttaaagaagaaagGATATACTTACCACTTATGAATGACGTAAAAATAAGTcagataaaatatatttaagtcgatGAATATCTGGATACTTggggttaatttttttaaacgctTTTATGAAAAAGACCATAtaaggattttttaaaactctattTCTGCGCATCgcgatattaatatttttgtaaaacaacatttatttttatatttcctgtgatatttttgaaaaacttgtttcGAAAGAacgaacgtacgaacatacTACGTGCCACAAATACAGACAactttttaagaacaaaagatTAAGATTCTGAGCTTTTTTGGGATTTCAAAGTATTTTAGTAAATTGAAAAACCAGGATTATTTATAAGGCTTACATTATAAACCCTTTGTTCAGAGACaagattttttcaataataaacagtgtattattttttaaaaacaaaaatatatttttagaattagatttcttgaatttattcaataattgaGAAGGACAGTGGTCACTTAAATGTGTGCTCaataagaaacaattttgagaaaatatgtttactttttctttcagaaaaaatataacaaaataagctGCGACAAGTATTCAAAAAGTTATAGTGAGCCAACTTTATAAGGTAGACAATACACTACCGcggattttttttagaactgcGCAAGCAGTTAAAGCcctttaaaacattatttatggGTTTCTGCAATCAAcccgttcaaacaaacaaactctacAGTTGTATAATTATATAATAGGTAATATAGGTTTTGCcgttgttttaaaatctttgattttgtttgtcaacttctttatacaaaattgcCTTTCAAGCTTAACACCGCAAACCATTTACCCTGGCTCAATCTACTAACTTCAGAGTTTTGGTATACTTTACGACTAATAGTCTATGCATCTTATTAAGTATTaacttgtaaattttttttaagaacatttttaagcaattgtttttaaaagccaCTAGATCTGCAAATACAGTTCTAGTTCATTTGCCATAAGGTCATAGAACataattgtattaaataaattctcATTAAGGGTTAAAAACAACTAGGAGTTAAAAAAGTGCCAacatttagcattttttttgttaattgttttgttgAGGTGGAAACTTGGAATATTAATTAGGTCAACCTCGTTAaccatctctttatcaatttaaaatccACGTATgactctacagagcaatgtcttgttttggcatgaatgtcaaacttatccgtttctgcagaatgatgatggagaTTGCATgctactctatcaaggtcggaaaatatTTCACCGAAgctttttctatcaaaaaaggctttacaaAAGGCAGAGCATTGTCATGgaacttcttcaacatttttcTGGACATAATTGCGTAAAATTCAATTGTCAgtactagaggcacaattttccaaaggttcatcaaattactcggatacgcagatgataaataggaagatcaaagcgtaatgtcagtGAAGGGTTTTTGTGCATTGAGTCGggagcgaagaagatgggtttggtGGTCAATGTGGACAGTACCAAATATATTctctcatcaaaaaaggactttgCACGACGACGTCTTCGACAACACCTCACTAtgggcagctataactttgagaaaGTTGAGGGCTTTGTCGACCTTGGCACAGTTATTAACTCAGACAAcggcaccagcgctgaaattaaacgaagagtaactcttgcaaatcgctgcttatttggacttagaaggcaattgattaGTTAAGTTATCTCTctagcatcttaaatcaccatctgtATTACATTCATTATCCCGGTTCTTTTTTATGGCGCTTAGGCCTAGACCCtgttaaagaaagatgagagcgtcttaggataaatcgtgagaaaaattcttcaggtgatttttggtcccgtctgtataaatggagaatggaggagaagagacaacgacgaactgtacagcgacactctTGTTAACAGAATTAGAGTCTttaacgacttagatggctgggggTAATGAAGAGCGAAGGGACACCAACGATTTAGAAGGTCTTCAAATTCAATCAATTCAGAGGAACGGCGcattagaggaagaccacgactcaggtaGCGCGCGAAGGTGGGAGATGACCTCAACGAACTTGGTTTGCGacactggagacagctagctaaggaccAAGCTGGATGGAGACGCATGTAGTTTGAGGTCCAGGTCCGCCCAGGACTGGAGGGCCACTTTAAGCTACATCGTAAACAAGTGTCAACAAAATTAGAATCGCCGGATTTAACTCAAGGtagtaatacaaattttcttttcttttgaaaacctAAGTCGATTATTTGTTCTAACTAGTTTTTAGCTTTCTGTTGGGAATGATTTAACTATGGTTctcaaacacatttttaaagtgGGCTGGAGATTAGtcaaatgtatgtataattaaattgattttatttgtattataatacatagacttttaaaacaaagagaCATGCATTTTTTCTTAACAACCCATTAAATGCATTATTTCATATTAAGCTAacattttaccaactttaactttttaacataattttaatatattaatttaatttctttcaaactcttgtttccaaaaaattcaaagtCAAACGATAATACACTTAATTCAAAAATCACAATTCAGCTCATATTAATTGATTCCTAAACTTAATATAATTATTCTTCTCTATTGAAGACTAGGATGTAATATTTcagaatttaattataaaaagcaAACGTTATTAAATCCAGTAATGTTAACCAATcgattcaaaaacgaaaaaaaagtttaaaaatcatttagtGAACtgatcataataataattatgatacCATAAAAagtattacaataaaaaaagaaaaggataaACGAAAAAACTATCCTACAAAGCAATATCAAACTTTCTAATTAAAAGTCCTTgcattgttcttaaaaaaaaaaaacaagtattttaattttactttttatgttttttgctgttaaatttatgttttcacTCCTCTCAtagttgaaaaatgaaaaagaagaaaagctcctttcaataaaaaatacaacaacaaaaagagaaATCGTTCCCATTTCGTGGAAAACTGATTGTGCATTAATTCGAGTACCTTTTCGGTTCATTAGTCAGCTTAATTGCAATTCAACAACTCTTCATTCAAAACTGAACATTCAAGTTGTACTATAGGGCATTTATACCTACCTATGAATTTGCTTTGAATGGAAACCCGCACATGCAGGCATTGGTACTAGTTAGGTAATATGTAGatagataatatttttgaagataaattatTATCACACCAATCAAAGTTCATTATATCTAGATGCAGTACTTATGTTGTACCTATATCTAAACtaagcttcaaataaattgaataatacAACTTCAAGGTGTTTGTGATGTTGAACTTAAATCAAACGGCTCTCATCTCAAGGGTCCATCCAATCAATCTAAAGAGGGTTCCCTCTCAAAAGGTAACTG from Eupeodes corollae unplaced genomic scaffold, idEupCoro1.1 scaffold_872, whole genome shotgun sequence encodes the following:
- the LOC129953558 gene encoding uncharacterized protein LOC129953558, whose amino-acid sequence is MNSSEFWTLARNLNGTKYIIDNSLSPQVLQNHFQQLLNPTSNEISKYHYAPPNFQEPILDSPITIQEVSSIVNGLKDGKAAGSDRIPVEFYKYGSNNLIQTLTGLINSVMENGVIPEQFKEALVFPIYKKGCAMNPANYR